From Halotia branconii CENA392, the proteins below share one genomic window:
- a CDS encoding HAD family hydrolase, which yields MATIKCRNMTFTNIQAIFFDKNGTLEDSKVYLRSLGQKAARLIDAQIPGTGEPLLMAFGINGDTLDPAGIISVASRRETEIAAAAYIAETGRGWFESLTIARQALDEAEKYLGTTPAPMFVGSLEILKSLSSAKLKLGILSAATTKEVNAFVTQHQLSDYIQVEVGVDDSPSKPDPILFIQACQTLKVEPSATLMVGDAVGDMQMARNANAAGCIGITWINKPDHVQGADVVINQLDEIQVLSA from the coding sequence TTGGCAACTATTAAATGTAGAAACATGACATTTACTAATATCCAGGCAATTTTTTTTGACAAAAATGGTACTTTAGAAGACTCAAAAGTGTATTTGCGATCGCTAGGACAAAAAGCAGCGCGGTTGATAGACGCTCAAATTCCTGGCACTGGAGAACCTTTATTAATGGCGTTTGGTATTAATGGCGACACCCTAGACCCAGCAGGTATAATATCCGTAGCAAGTCGCCGTGAAACAGAAATTGCCGCCGCCGCCTATATTGCCGAAACTGGGAGAGGGTGGTTTGAGTCGCTTACAATTGCCCGTCAAGCTTTGGATGAAGCGGAAAAATATCTCGGTACAACTCCTGCACCAATGTTTGTAGGTAGTTTAGAAATATTGAAATCTTTGTCGTCAGCAAAATTAAAGCTTGGCATCCTCTCAGCAGCGACGACAAAAGAAGTTAATGCCTTTGTCACACAACATCAGTTAAGTGATTACATTCAGGTAGAAGTGGGAGTAGATGACAGCCCCAGTAAACCAGATCCAATATTATTTATACAAGCTTGCCAAACCTTAAAAGTTGAACCGAGCGCTACATTAATGGTAGGAGATGCTGTAGGTGATATGCAAATGGCGCGCAATGCCAACGCAGCAGGTTGTATTGGTATCACTTGGATAAATAAGCCAGATCACGTCCAAGGTGCAGATGTGGTAATTAACCAACTTGATGAAATTCAAGTTTTATCAGCTTAG